A region of Prochlorococcus marinus subsp. pastoris str. CCMP1986 DNA encodes the following proteins:
- a CDS encoding RNA methyltransferase — protein MNLKKKRLNLNVVLVEPNGPLNVGSIARLCSNFDVNELRIVSPKCDIFSLEAKKMALKGYRYIDNCKIFNSIEQAIFDCDLVIATFGRIDLSNDIECESPEDISKWISSFVEINNLGILFGREDRGLSNNELLFAHKILNIKTSQNYPSLNLSHAVSIILYELNKSSKNNDKKDLQVLDLASSKQIYESFKEIEEMLIKTGYLLEHTANSKISKFKKFLLKAKTSSHDINVLRGIVHQINWFLNNSKGK, from the coding sequence ATAAATTTGAAGAAAAAAAGACTTAACTTGAACGTTGTATTGGTCGAACCAAATGGACCTTTAAATGTTGGAAGTATCGCAAGATTATGTTCTAATTTTGATGTTAATGAATTAAGGATTGTTTCTCCAAAATGTGATATTTTTTCCTTAGAAGCAAAAAAAATGGCTCTTAAAGGATATAGATATATTGATAATTGTAAAATTTTTAATAGCATTGAGCAAGCAATTTTTGATTGTGATTTGGTCATTGCCACGTTTGGAAGGATTGATTTAAGTAATGATATTGAATGTGAATCTCCTGAGGACATATCAAAATGGATTTCATCTTTTGTTGAGATTAATAATTTAGGTATTTTATTTGGAAGAGAGGATAGAGGATTAAGTAATAATGAATTACTTTTTGCACATAAGATTCTTAATATTAAAACTTCTCAAAACTATCCTTCTTTAAACCTCTCTCATGCAGTTTCAATAATCTTGTATGAATTAAATAAATCTTCAAAAAATAATGATAAGAAAGATTTACAAGTTTTAGACCTTGCGTCATCAAAACAAATTTATGAATCTTTTAAAGAAATAGAAGAAATGCTTATTAAAACTGGATATCTTTTGGAACATACAGCTAATTCAAAAATCAGTAAATTTAAAAAATTTTTATTAAAAGCGAAGACATCAAGTCATGATATTAATGTCTTGAGAGGAATCGTTCACCAAATTAACTGGTTTTTAAATAATTCAAAAGGCAAGTAA
- a CDS encoding c-type cytochrome — translation MTTSSSSAAEKTLKTKIWKRVFIVCMILLISGSFFYFNHEENNTYILKTLELNGSVKEGDTLFKMNCVGCHGITARGLVGPDLQSITMRLNDAEIIKQVIEGVTPPMPSFEIDPQNMSNLLTYLHSL, via the coding sequence GTGACAACATCTTCATCATCTGCAGCAGAAAAAACTTTGAAAACAAAAATCTGGAAACGGGTTTTTATTGTTTGTATGATTTTATTAATTAGTGGCTCTTTCTTTTATTTTAATCATGAAGAAAATAATACATATATTCTTAAAACTCTTGAACTCAACGGTTCTGTTAAAGAAGGAGATACTCTCTTTAAAATGAATTGTGTTGGATGCCATGGTATTACTGCTAGAGGATTAGTTGGACCAGATTTACAATCAATAACCATGCGTTTAAATGATGCAGAAATCATAAAACAAGTTATTGAGGGAGTTACCCCTCCTATGCCAAGTTTTGAAATTGATCCTCAAAACATGTCTAATTTATTAACGTATTTACATAGCTTGTAA
- the petG gene encoding cytochrome b6-f complex subunit V, whose amino-acid sequence MIEPLLCGIVLGLVPITLLGLFVSAWNQYRRGSGMLDMD is encoded by the coding sequence ATGATTGAACCTCTTTTATGTGGAATAGTTTTAGGATTAGTTCCAATAACCCTTCTAGGATTATTTGTTAGCGCGTGGAATCAATATAGGAGAGGATCAGGAATGTTAGATATGGATTAA